The window TCCACGCCCAGTCCCACGGTGTCCCGGCCTCGTTCGGCGTAGGCGGCGAAGGCGCGGCGCAGCAGGAAACCGCCGATGCCCCGGCCGCGGACGTCCTCGCGCACGCCGATGTGGCTGATCCAGCCCATGCTGATGCGGTCGTCGCGGGTGAGCAGGACGGCCACGTCGCCCCGCTCGGGCAGGGCGGCGATCCAGACCAGGGACCAGTCGAGCCGACGGGCGTCGAGGTGGTCGAGCCAGGGTTCGTAGGCGCGCCGCACGTGCCCGTAGTGCGTCGCGAACGTCTCCTCGACCAGGGCGTGGGCCCGGCGGGGGTCGGCCGCGTCGGCGGCGCAGTGACGCAGGGTCAGCCCGCCCGGGGGCCGCGGCGCCCGGTCGCGGGCGGCGTCGAGCCGACGGGTCATCACCTGGTAGCGGCGTACGGAGCGGTAGCCGCGGCGGGTCAGGAGACCCGGGTCGAGGGTGGGCTTCACGTTGAGCTGGAGCCGCAGCGCGGCGGCGCGGGTCGCGCCGGCCAGCCGGCGGGCCCGGACCTCCATCAGCTCCAGGAGCCGTACGGCGGCCTCGGGCTCGCCCGGCAGCACGTAGTGGTCGCCGTCGACCCGACCCGGTGCGGCGTCGGCCCAGACCAGCGCGTAGGCGACGAGCCGGCCGGCCCGGAAAGCACACCAGGAGTCCCTCGCCAGGTCCACGCCGGGGTGGTGCAGGTCGGCCTTGACCGTGCCGAGGTCCGTTTCCGGTCTGCCGATCTCGATGACGTCGACGGCGTTGAGCAGAGCGCAGATGTCGGACGCGTCCCCGGGCCCGGCGGGTCGGACGGTCAGCATGTCGGTCATCGGCCCACTGTCGGCGGCGGCGGGCCCCGAAGGCAACCGACTTCCGTGCCCACCACACGTCAGGGCGCCCGGTACCGGAAGGATCCGGTACCGGGCGCCCTGAACAGACCTGCGTCCCGCGGGAGATCAGACGGCCAGGACGGCCTTCTCCTCCGCGAAGTGGCACGCCGACTCGTGCGCGGCCAGCGTGTCCAGGCCCTTGAAGCGCTCCGGGATCGCCAGCAGCGGCTCCTCGGTGGCGCACTTCTCCTGGGCCTTCCAGCAGCGGGTGCGGAAGCGGCAGCCCGACGGCGGGTTGGCCGGGGACGGGACGTCGCCGGTGAGGATGATCCGCTCGCGACCCTCGCGGGCGTCCGGGTCGGGGACCGGGACGGCCGACAGCAGCGCCTGGGTGTAGGGGTGCGTCGGGTGCTCGTAGATCTGGCCGTCGCTGCCGATCTCGGCCATCTTGCCGAGGTACATGACGCCCACGCGGTCCGAGATGTGCCGGACGATCGACAGGTCGTGCGCGATGAAGACGTAGGACAGGTTGAACTCGTCCTGGAGCCTCTCCATCAGGTTGATGACCTGCGCCTGCACCGACACGTCGAGCGCGGAGACCGGCTCGTCGCAGATGATGATCTCCGGGTTGAGCGCGAGGCCGCGGGCGATGCCGATGCGCTGGCGCTGACCGCCGGAGAACTGGTGCGGGTACCGGTTGATGTACTCCGGGTTGAGGCCCACGACGTCCAGGAGTTCCTGGACCTTGCGGCGCCGGTCGCCCTTCGGGGCCACCTCGGGGTGGATGTCGAAGGGCTCCCCGATGATGTCGCCGACCGTCATGCGCGGGTTCAGCGAGGTGTACGGGTCCTGGAACACCATCTGGATGTTGCGTCGGACGGCCTTCAGGGCGCGCCCGGACAGCCTGGTGATGTCCTGGCCCTTGTAGAAGACCTCGCCCGCGGTGGCCTTCTCCAGGTTCATCAGGAGCTTGGCGACGGTGGACTTGCCACAGCCGGACTCGCCGACGATGCCGAGGGTCTCGCCACGGTAGAGGTCGAAGGAGACCCCGTCCACGGCCTTGACCGCTCCGACCTGCTTCTTGAACAGGATGCCCTGGGTCAGCGGGAAGTGCTTGACCAGGTTGCGCACCTGGAGGATCGGCTCGCGCTCGGGGGCGTTCTTGGTGAGCTCAGCCATGGATCTGCTCCTTCCAGAAGTGGCACGCGCTGCCGCGGCCGGGCAGCACGGCGCCGTCCTGCTCGGTCACCTGCTGCAGGGTCGGTACCTCGGTGCGGCAGATGTCCTGCGCCTTGGGGCAACGCGGGTTGAAGGCGCAGCCCGAGGGGATGTTCAGCAGGTTGGGCGGGAGGCCCTTGATCGCGTAGAGCTCCTGGCCCTTCTGGTCCAGGCGCGGGATCGAGTCCAGCAGGCCGCGGGTGTACGGGTGCGCCGGACGCTTGTAGATCTCGTGGACCGGGGCGTTCTCCACGATCCGACCGCCGTACATGACGGCGATCTTGTCCGCGACGTCGGCGACGACGCCGAGGTCGTGGGTGATCAGGATGAGGCCCATGTTCATCTCGCGCTGGAGTTCCGCGAGCAGGTCCATGACCTGGGCCTGGACCGTCACGTCGAGAGCCGTGGTGGGCTCGTCGGCG of the Streptomyces sp. NBC_01426 genome contains:
- a CDS encoding GNAT family N-acetyltransferase, encoding MTDMLTVRPAGPGDASDICALLNAVDVIEIGRPETDLGTVKADLHHPGVDLARDSWCAFRAGRLVAYALVWADAAPGRVDGDHYVLPGEPEAAVRLLELMEVRARRLAGATRAAALRLQLNVKPTLDPGLLTRRGYRSVRRYQVMTRRLDAARDRAPRPPGGLTLRHCAADAADPRRAHALVEETFATHYGHVRRAYEPWLDHLDARRLDWSLVWIAALPERGDVAVLLTRDDRISMGWISHIGVREDVRGRGIGGFLLRRAFAAYAERGRDTVGLGVDTHNESGALALYEAHGMGLHYAVDTWELPLHSQG
- a CDS encoding ABC transporter ATP-binding protein, whose protein sequence is MAELTKNAPEREPILQVRNLVKHFPLTQGILFKKQVGAVKAVDGVSFDLYRGETLGIVGESGCGKSTVAKLLMNLEKATAGEVFYKGQDITRLSGRALKAVRRNIQMVFQDPYTSLNPRMTVGDIIGEPFDIHPEVAPKGDRRRKVQELLDVVGLNPEYINRYPHQFSGGQRQRIGIARGLALNPEIIICDEPVSALDVSVQAQVINLMERLQDEFNLSYVFIAHDLSIVRHISDRVGVMYLGKMAEIGSDGQIYEHPTHPYTQALLSAVPVPDPDAREGRERIILTGDVPSPANPPSGCRFRTRCWKAQEKCATEEPLLAIPERFKGLDTLAAHESACHFAEEKAVLAV